In Candidatus Methylomirabilota bacterium, the following proteins share a genomic window:
- a CDS encoding aerobic carbon-monoxide dehydrogenase large subunit: MALRTSPAIGGMGHSVKRKEDPRFIRGKGTYVDDVQLPGMLYLDIVRTPFAHAKITKIDSSKALGVPGVLTVITGQDLAKYNLHWMPTLMSDTQMVLPVEKVMYQAQEVAAVLATSRYAAADGVDAVHVEYEPLPVVIDPRKALEPGAPVLRTDKKDKKDNHIWHWEWGDRAATDRAFREAEVTVKQDIYIPRIHVASIETCGCVAQFDKVNGKLTVWMTTQAPHAIRTVFALVAGHVGLAEHKIRIISPDIGGGFGGKVPVYPGYVIAVAASVLTGKPVKWIEDRMENLQADSFARDYHITAELAARKDGKLTALRIKTIADHGYTDAAANPSKFPAGLFHICTGSYDLQAAHVEVDGVYTNKPPGGIAYRCSFRVTEAVHTIERVADLMAHQLGMDAAEFRLKNFIKPDQFPYKSALGWEYDSGDYAAALRKAMDKIGYAELRREQAERRRRGELMGIGISSFTEIVGAGPSKHFDILGLKMFDSCEIRIHPTGKAIARFGTKSQGQGHETTYAQILAEELGIPVADIQVEEGDTDTAPYGLGTYASRSTPVAGAAAALAARKIRDKARKLAAHLLEAAEEDLVWEPGKFSVKGAPNQFKTIQEIAFAAYTNHPQGMEAGLEAVSYYDPPNLTYPFGSYICVVDIDKGTGEVKIRRFVAVDDCGNIINPMIVEGQIHGGLTMGFAPALMEEISYDELGNIQGGSFIDYLLPTAVETPKWETDKTCTPSPHHPLGAKGVGESATVGAPAAIANAVVDALWHLGVRHVDIPITPAKVWKLLREHGVAE, translated from the coding sequence ATGGCGCTGAGAACCTCGCCCGCGATCGGGGGCATGGGACACTCGGTGAAGCGCAAGGAAGACCCGCGCTTCATCCGCGGCAAGGGCACTTACGTCGACGACGTCCAGCTCCCGGGCATGCTCTACCTCGACATCGTGCGCACTCCCTTCGCGCACGCCAAGATCACCAAGATCGACTCGTCCAAGGCCCTGGGCGTTCCCGGCGTGCTCACCGTCATCACCGGTCAGGACCTGGCCAAATACAACCTGCACTGGATGCCGACGCTGATGTCGGACACTCAGATGGTGCTCCCGGTCGAGAAGGTGATGTACCAGGCGCAGGAGGTGGCGGCGGTCCTGGCCACCAGCCGGTACGCGGCCGCCGACGGCGTCGACGCCGTGCACGTCGAGTACGAGCCGCTTCCCGTCGTCATCGATCCCCGAAAGGCGCTGGAGCCCGGCGCCCCCGTGCTCCGCACGGACAAGAAGGACAAGAAGGACAACCACATCTGGCACTGGGAGTGGGGCGATCGCGCCGCCACCGACCGCGCCTTCCGCGAGGCCGAGGTGACCGTGAAGCAGGACATCTACATCCCGCGGATCCACGTGGCCTCCATCGAGACGTGCGGCTGCGTCGCCCAGTTCGACAAGGTGAACGGCAAGCTGACGGTGTGGATGACGACCCAGGCGCCCCACGCGATTCGCACCGTCTTCGCCCTGGTGGCCGGCCACGTCGGGCTGGCCGAGCACAAGATCCGTATCATCTCGCCGGACATCGGCGGCGGCTTCGGGGGCAAGGTCCCGGTCTACCCGGGCTACGTGATCGCGGTGGCGGCGTCGGTGCTGACGGGCAAGCCGGTCAAGTGGATCGAGGACCGGATGGAGAACCTTCAGGCCGACTCCTTCGCCCGCGACTACCACATCACGGCCGAGCTGGCGGCGCGAAAGGACGGCAAGCTGACCGCGCTCAGGATCAAGACCATCGCCGACCACGGCTACACCGACGCGGCGGCGAACCCCTCCAAGTTCCCGGCCGGACTCTTCCACATCTGCACGGGGTCCTACGACCTTCAGGCCGCCCACGTCGAGGTGGACGGCGTCTACACCAACAAGCCACCGGGCGGGATCGCCTATCGCTGCTCGTTCCGCGTCACCGAAGCCGTCCATACGATTGAGCGGGTGGCCGACCTCATGGCCCACCAGCTCGGCATGGATGCGGCCGAATTCCGGCTCAAGAACTTCATCAAGCCCGATCAGTTCCCGTACAAGTCGGCGCTCGGATGGGAATACGACAGCGGCGACTACGCCGCCGCCCTCCGCAAGGCGATGGACAAGATCGGCTATGCCGAGCTGCGGCGGGAGCAAGCGGAGCGGCGCCGGCGGGGCGAGCTGATGGGGATCGGCATCTCGAGCTTCACCGAGATCGTCGGGGCGGGGCCGTCCAAGCACTTCGACATCCTGGGGCTCAAGATGTTCGACTCCTGCGAGATCCGGATCCACCCGACCGGCAAAGCCATCGCGAGGTTCGGGACCAAGTCGCAGGGACAGGGGCACGAGACCACCTATGCCCAGATCCTCGCCGAGGAGCTGGGCATCCCGGTGGCCGACATCCAGGTCGAGGAAGGCGACACCGACACCGCGCCCTACGGCCTCGGCACCTACGCGAGCCGTTCCACGCCGGTAGCCGGCGCCGCCGCCGCCCTCGCCGCCCGCAAGATCCGGGACAAGGCCCGGAAGCTCGCCGCCCATCTGCTCGAAGCCGCCGAGGAGGACCTGGTGTGGGAGCCGGGGAAGTTCTCGGTCAAGGGGGCGCCGAACCAATTCAAGACCATCCAGGAGATCGCGTTCGCCGCGTACACCAACCACCCGCAGGGGATGGAGGCGGGGCTGGAGGCGGTCAGCTATTACGATCCGCCGAACCTGACCTACCCGTTCGGCAGTTACATCTGCGTGGTGGACATCGACAAGGGGACGGGCGAGGTCAAGATCCGCCGGTTCGTGGCCGTGGACGACTGCGGCAACATCATCAACCCGATGATCGTCGAGGGCCAGATCCACGGGGGGCTCACCATGGGCTTCGCCCCCGCGCTCATGGAGGAGATTTCGTACGACGAGCTCGGCAACATCCAGGGCGGAAGCTTCATCGATTACCTGCTGCCCACCGCAGTGGAAACGCCCAAGTGGGAGACCGACAAGACGTGCACCCCGTCGCCCCACCATCCGCTGGGCGCCAAGGGCGTGGGCGAGTCGGCCACCGTCGGCGCGCCCGCGGCGATCGCCAACGCGGTGGTGGATGCGCTGTGGCACCTCGGCGTCCGCCACGTCGACATTCCGATCACGCCGGCCAAGGTCTGGAAGCTGCTGCGCGAGCACGGGGTGGCCGAATAG
- a CDS encoding FAD binding domain-containing protein: protein MTRARPGRPRKLTPEVQRQIGVVATARPRDVGRDGATWTLAELRDYLVGSGHVPSLSLESLRTTLRRWRLTVKTVPTGTTRKGTTMIPGAFDYHTPSSLAEAMRLLVRLGEEAKILSGGQSLIPLMKLRLARPRHLIDINGIPGLAYIRERDGVLEIGALTRESDLEESELIRTRYPLLYDTCRVIADPLVRNLATVGGNLAHGDPANDHPATMIAYGAEVAAVGSKGERRLPIAGFFTGPFTTALTGDEILTEIRVPIPPPRSGGAYLKLERKVGDFATAAVAVQVALSASGTCERAGIGLTNVGLTPIRADRAEALLAGKRLEEATIKQAAQLAAEQSQPSADLRGSVEYKRDLVRVLTARALRKALERANAGR, encoded by the coding sequence CTGACGCGCGCCCGTCCCGGTCGTCCCCGCAAGCTGACGCCCGAGGTTCAACGGCAGATCGGCGTGGTGGCCACCGCCCGACCGCGCGACGTCGGGCGTGATGGCGCGACCTGGACTCTGGCCGAGCTCAGAGACTACCTCGTCGGGAGCGGGCACGTTCCGTCGTTGTCGCTGGAGTCGCTGCGGACCACGCTTCGACGCTGGCGTCTCACCGTCAAGACCGTTCCAACAGGGACGACCCGGAAAGGGACGACGATGATCCCTGGGGCTTTCGACTACCACACCCCGAGCTCCCTCGCTGAGGCGATGCGCCTCCTGGTCAGGCTGGGCGAGGAGGCCAAGATCCTCTCGGGAGGACAGAGCCTCATCCCGCTCATGAAGCTCCGACTCGCCCGTCCGCGTCACCTCATCGACATCAATGGGATCCCCGGGCTTGCGTATATCCGGGAGCGCGATGGCGTCTTGGAGATCGGCGCGCTGACACGCGAGTCGGACCTCGAGGAGTCGGAGCTCATCCGGACTCGATATCCGCTCCTCTACGACACCTGCCGGGTCATCGCCGATCCTCTCGTCCGAAACCTGGCCACCGTCGGGGGCAACCTGGCCCACGGCGACCCCGCGAACGATCATCCCGCGACGATGATCGCCTATGGAGCCGAGGTGGCGGCGGTCGGCAGCAAGGGCGAGCGGCGCCTCCCGATCGCCGGGTTCTTCACCGGCCCCTTCACGACCGCCCTCACGGGCGACGAGATCCTGACCGAAATCCGGGTCCCCATCCCGCCCCCGCGGAGCGGCGGGGCCTACCTGAAGCTCGAGCGCAAGGTCGGGGACTTCGCGACGGCCGCCGTCGCGGTCCAGGTTGCGCTCAGCGCGAGCGGCACGTGCGAGCGGGCGGGAATCGGGCTCACCAACGTCGGCCTGACGCCGATCAGGGCCGACAGGGCCGAGGCACTCCTGGCGGGCAAGCGCCTGGAGGAGGCAACGATCAAGCAGGCGGCCCAGCTCGCCGCCGAGCAGTCCCAGCCCAGCGCAGATTTGAGAGGCTCGGTCGAGTACAAGCGCGATCTCGTCAGAGTGCTGACGGCTCGAGCGCTGCGCAAGGCTCTCGAGCGCGCGAACGCCGGGAGGTGA
- a CDS encoding (2Fe-2S)-binding protein, protein MLVKVQINGEKHEADVEPRLLLVHLIRDVFRLTGTHIGCDTTHCGACTVLLDGRPVKSCTVFGIQAHNREIMTVEGLEQDGKLHPLQEGFMEEHGLQCGYCTPGMLMTSYAFLRKHPRSTEDEIRQAISGNLCRCTGYVNIVKAIQYAAAKLQNGGA, encoded by the coding sequence ATGCTGGTCAAGGTCCAGATCAACGGCGAGAAGCACGAAGCCGACGTGGAGCCGCGGCTCCTGCTGGTCCACCTGATCCGAGACGTCTTCCGGCTGACCGGCACCCACATCGGATGCGACACGACCCATTGCGGCGCCTGCACGGTCCTCCTCGACGGCCGACCGGTGAAGTCGTGCACCGTCTTCGGGATCCAGGCCCACAACCGGGAAATCATGACCGTGGAAGGCCTGGAGCAGGACGGCAAGCTCCATCCGCTGCAGGAAGGCTTCATGGAGGAGCACGGGCTCCAGTGCGGCTACTGCACGCCGGGCATGCTGATGACCAGCTACGCCTTTCTCCGTAAGCACCCGCGGTCGACCGAGGACGAGATCCGCCAGGCGATCTCCGGCAACCTCTGCCGGTGCACGGGCTACGTCAACATCGTCAAGGCGATCCAATACGCGGCGGCGAAGCTCCAGAATGGAGGCGCGTGA